The Sandaracinus amylolyticus genomic interval CAGCGGCCGCGCTCTCGCAGCGGAGGCCCGCGCAGCGCAGCGGGACCCGGGCGAAGCGGGCGCGCGCGTCGGCCGCGAAGGTCTGGGCGTCGGCGTCGCGGAGGCACTCGGCGACGAGCGCGGTGCGAGGGCCGGCCTGGATGCGGCGCGCGCGGAGGGTCGCGTCGTAGAGCGACGGGTCCTGGAGCGCGATGCGATCGTGCAGCGCGCACGCTTCGTCGCGATGGGCGAGGGCGGCGAGGACGTCGTCGGGCTCGGTGGTCGGCGTGGTGTCCGGGTAGCGGATCAGCGCGTAGGGCTCGCACCTGTCGTCGTGCTCGCGCGCGAGGAGGATCGCGCGGTCGCCGACGCGACATCGGGTGCTGCCGGGCTCGCACTCGATGGCGCCTTCGCGGAGGACGAGCGCGGGGGAGAGGCAGGTGCCGAGCTCGCGCGGGAACGATGCGTCGAGCACGAGGATGCCGCGCTGGCCGAGCGGCTCGAGCGTGGTGGGCGACGGCGGATGCGCGTCGCACGGGGTCGGCGGTGGAGGCTCGATCGCGTCGGGGACGTCGGTGTCGGGGATCGCGGCGAGCTCTTCGCCGGTGGTCGCGAGGACGTCGGGCTCGTGGGGTGGTGGGGTGGGCGCGCAGGACGCGAGCAGGAGCACGAGCACGAGCACGTCGGACGAGGACGAGGACGGGATGGTGGGCTGGCGGGTCACGGGGGATCGCCGAACACGATGTCGAGTGTCTCCTTCGACACCGCGCGCTCGAACAGCGGCGCGAGCGCCGGGCTGGTCAGCCGCTTCGCGGTCTCGAGGTCGACCCACGACGCACGATCGACCTCGGGGAAGCGCTGGAGGCGCCCCGAGCGCGGCGGCCACTCGAGCTCGAACTCGTTGCTCACGATCCGCGACGGATCGAAGTCCGCGCGCGCCGCCCATGCGTGCACGCGCTTGCCGCTCTTGAGCCGCACGTCGCCCAGCGCCACGTAGGGCGGCGCTGGCGGTGTGACCCCGAGCTCCTCGACGACCTCGCGCTGCGCCGCGGCGAGCGGGTCCTCGCCCTCTTCGATCATCCCCTTCGGGATCGACCACGCACCTTCGTGCTTCTTCGCGAAGAAGGGCCCGCCTGGATGCACGACGAGCATCTCGATGCCGCGCGCACCGCGTCGCAGCAGCACCATCCCCGCGCTCACCTCGCGGCTCGTCCGACGTCGCCGATCGCGGTTCAATCCCGGTATGCGCTCCCCCGCTCGCGGATCATCGCACGAGCGATGGGCGCTCTCGCAAGGGCGTCGTCGCCCGGACTGCGCGAGCGTGCGGCGATCGAGCATCCGGCGACCATTCACCCAGCGAGCGTCATCGGCGCCGGCGATACCTCGACCCATCCGCCATCGAGCTGGATTGCGGGCGGCGATACCTCGACCCATCCGCCGTCGAGCTGGATTGCGCTCGGCGATGCCTCGACCCATCCGCCGTCGAGCTGGATTGCGCTCGGCGATGCCTCGACCCATCCGCCATCGAGCTGGATTGCGCTCGGCGATGCCTCGACCCATCCGCCATCGAGCTGGATTGCGCTCGACGATACCTCGACCCATCCGCCATCGAGCTCGAGCTTCCCGGCCCCGCGCTCCTCAGCCGTGGTACACGCGCGATGCGACGAACCGGCCGCCCTGCACGTCGAACACGTTGCACACCGGCATCGCGGGCTCGCCGTCGACGTGCCGCACGTACTCGAGCGCGACGCGATCCTCGCTCGCCGCGATCCCGACGAGCTCGTAGCGCAGGCTCGGGGTGCGCTCGAGCGCGCCGCGCCACCACGCGCGCAGCGCCTCGCGTCCCACGATGCGCGCCGCGGCGATCTTCGGCGACGTATGGGTCGCGTCGTCGGCGTACAGCGCGACCATCGCGTCGACGTCGCGCGCGTTGAACGCGTCGAGCCACCGGCGCGCGAGCTGCTCACTCTCGGTGCTCATCGGAACGGGTGCTCCTCTCCTCGCATCAGCTCGCTCGCCAGGCGCGACGCCGGCAGCTCCCACCGCGCGACGCTCGCGAGGTCGAGCTGGGGATCGCGCAGCGCCCGCAGCATGCGCAGCGTCGCGCGTGCGCTCTCGACGTCCCCGCTCGCCGCCTGCGCGTGCGCGCGCACCGCGAGCCACGACGCGCGCCTCGGGCCGTGCTCGTGCGCGGCCGCGCTCGCGAGCGTGCGCTCGGTCGCGCCTTCCACGACGTCCAGCAGCGCGCCGAGGTACTCGAACGCCTCGGCGTGGCGCTTGCGCGGAAGCGGGCGCGGCACCGCGTCGAGCAGCGCACGCGCCGAGCGCGCGTCCTTCGCACGCAGCGCGAGCACGGCGCGGTAGTACGCGATCGACGTCCGGTACTCGCCCGGCACCGGACGCGCCGCGATCGGCTCGATCAGCGTCGAGAGCTCGACGTCGCCCGCGAGCGCCCGTCGATCGAGCGCCACGAGCGCGATCCACGGCAACAGCAGGATCGCGCTCTCGACGGTCAATCGCGCTCCGCCGCGTCGCACCAGGCGCGCACGTGCGGGTGCGCGAAGATCGCCTCGGAGTAGCGCGCCGCCGTGTCGTCGAGCGCGACGCCGTAGCTGCGGAAGCGCGTCACCACCGGCGCGTAGAAGCAGTCGGCGATCGAGAACGCGCCGAAGAGGAAGTCACCGTTCTGTCCCCATTTCGCGCGGGTCTCGCGCCAGATCGCCATCACACGATCCGCGTCGGCGCGCGCCTCGGGCGAGAGCTCCTTCTTCGTGCGCAGCTCGACGTCCATCGACATCTCGGTGCGCATCGCGACGAAGCTCGAGTGCATCTCCGCGCTCACGCTGCGCGCGATCGCGCGCGCGCTCGGATCGCTCGGCCACAGCGACGGCACGCGCTCCGCGGCCCACTCGCAGATCGCGAGCGAGTCCCAGATCGTCAGCTCACCGTCGATCAGGAGCGGCACCTTCCCGCTCGGCGAGACCGCGGCGATCTGCGCCCTGGTGTCGGGCCTGCGCAGCCGGACGACGTGCTCGTCGAACGCGATGCCGCCCTGCTTCAGCGCGAGCCAGGGCCGCATGCTCCACGACGACCAGCGCTTGTCTCCGATCACCAGCGTCCGCATCTCGCTCACCCTCCGTCGCGCACGAGCACGAACATCAGGAGCCCGAAGAGCGCGACCAACGAGACGATCTCGATCCAGTTGAACTTCCCGTCGTCCTCGATCGCGCGCGAGAGGATCGCATAGGTCGGATAGATCAGCGCGAGCGCGAGCGTGGTCGGGATCGTGATCGGCACGGTCTCGTCGTGGAGCACGCCGATCGTGTTGAAGAACGCGATCATCAAGCAGCAGAACGCCATCACGTTGAAGAGGTTCTGCGTGAGCCCGCCGAACGTGTTCGAGAGCGCGATCAGCGGCTGCTTCTTGTAGTGCGCGTTGAGCACGATCACGTACGTCGGGACGCCCGCGATGATCGCGAGGATCAGCGCGACCGCCATGCGCGACAGGTCGGGGAACGCGGCGACGATCGCGTCGCCGACCTCGCTCATCGACTCGCCGCCGAGGAACGATCCGAACACGCCGAGCACGAGCAGACCCGCGACGCCGCCGTACGTCTTGGGCACGCCGTGGTGCGCTTCTTCCGGCTCCTTCTTCGGCGTCGGCTCGCCTTCCTTCTTCTCCTCGGCACCGAAGTAGCGCACGAGGCTGACGAGGAACGTGCCGAACACCGCCATGAGCGCGAAGCCGACGAAGTAGAGCTCGGGCACGCCGATGCGATCGATCGGCGAGCCGAACTCGCGCAGGACGATCATCGTGATCGCGAGCGCGAGGCACAGGCCGCCGCCGAAGCTCAGGAGGTCGGTGCCCGCGCGCACGATCGGCATCGGGATCGACGCGGTGCCGCGATCCTTCGGCATGATCACGGCGTAGAGCGCGAACGCCATCGAGTTCGTGTAGACGCTCATCAGGCCGATCACGAACGCCATCGTCGGATCGTCGACGACGAAGAACCCGAGCAGCGCGATCTCGGGCACGTTCGACACCACCGCGGCGATCGTCCCGCCGACGAACTGGTTCCACCCGAGCAGCGCGCTCATGCCCTCGACGCTCATGATCAGCGCCTCGCACGAGCCCGCGATCAAGCAGAGCCCCGCCAGCGCCTCGAGCCCGCCGCCCGCCAGCCCTGGCACGTGCACGACCTTCAAGATCCCCGCGAGCACGAGGCCCGCGACGAGGATCCAGCCCCAGATCGGCATCGAGAATTTCGTCTTCGCGTCGGCCATCGCGCGCCAGCCTCGTGTGGGCGCGCGCGAGCGTCAAGAACCCGGGGCGCGCGTCAGAGCTGGACGGTCGCGTACACGACCGCGCCGACGAACGGATCCGAGTAGACGATGTGCGGCCGCCGATCGGGGCCGATCACCATGTCGGCGTGCACGCGCTCGGGCACCGCGCCGATCACACCGACGACGTCGACGACCCACTCGAGCTCGCCGCCACGACGCACCTGGCGCCAGTACTCGAGCTGCGTCTCGGGGCTTTCGACGCGCGCGGTGAGCAGGTGCAGGAGGCCGTAGGCGTCGGTCTCGATGACCATCGGATGGCGGCCGGGGCGATTCAGGATCGAGATGTCGTCGATCAGCGTGGTGATCGCGATCGGACCGCTGCCGGTGAAGCGCGCGAGACGGACCGCGCCGCGCTGCTCGGCCCAGTCGAGGTACGCGAGGAACGTCTCGTCCCCGACGAGCGCGAGGTCGACGCCGATGCCCGACGCGCGGTCCTCGATCTCGCTGTTGTCGATCATGCGCGCGGCCGACCACGAGGCCGCGGCGGTCGAGACCGAGTACGACGGCGCCGACACCGCGAGCGAGACGCACCACTGAAACGCGTAGTGCATCGCGGAGCCCGCGCCCGCCGCGAGCGCCACCGCGCCGACCCCCTCGATGCCGGGATCGCCGTCGCTGCGCACGTTCACGTCGATCGCCCACGTGCCCTCGCCCGTCGCGCGTCGCACCGCGTTGCGGCCGGTCTCGTCGTCGTGCCACGCGACGACCGGGAGCCCTGCCGCATCGATCTCGATGTCGACCGCGCCACGCGCGCCGACCGAGATCGCGACCGGATCGGGCTCGGACAATAGGTTCCCGCGCAACGTGCGGTGCTGGATCTCGTGCCCGACGTCGGAGCGGACCCAGTACGCGAGGTGGTGCGTGTCGGCGCCCTGCGTCGCGAGCGCGACCGACGTGCCGACCCACTCGCCCATCACCGCGACCGGTCGGATCACCGGCCCGGCGGCGGCGTGCTCGGGCGCGTCCTCGTGGAAGCGCAGCGTGCGCAGCTCGGCGAGGTCGGGCCCGTCGTACGAGTCGTACGCGATGACCACGACGCCGTCGCTGCCGCGCGTGATCGCGACGTCGTCGAGCTCGAACGGCGCTCCCACGCGCTCGCTGACGCGGCCCGTGCAGACCTCGGGGAACGGCGCGACGAGGTCCTCCCACGGCGTGGGGCACGCGGTGTCGAGCGGGGTCGCCGGCGGATCGTTCGCGTCGATCGGGCCGCCGTCGTTCACGTCGCCCGCGTCCTCCTGCGCGACCGTGGCGTCCATGCCGCCGTCGTCCCGGGCGATGTCGTCGACGATGGTGAACCCGGAAAAATCAGGGATGCACCCCTGCGACAGCACCGCGGACAGCACCGCGAAAGCGAGCGCTGCTATCCTCCGCGGCGCAGTCGGATGTCGGACGCGCCCGCCCTCGAGAAGAGCGTCTTCGCCCCGGTGCGCATCGGTGACGTCGTCGCCGCGCGCTACCGCGTCACCCGCGAGATCGGCGCGGGCGGCATGGGCCAGGTGCTCGAGGTCGAGCACGTCGAGCTCGAGAAGCGCTTCGCGCTGAAGCTGGTGCGCCCCGATCGCTGGGACGCGACCCTCGACGCGCGGTTCCGTCGCGAGGCGCGCGCGCTCGCGAAGGTCACCACCGCGCGCGTGCCGCAGATCACCGACTTCGGCGTCGACCCCGGGTGCGGCCCGTTCTACGTCATGGAGCTCGTCGACGGCACGCCGCTCGACGTGCTGCTCGCGCGCGAAGGGCCGCTGCCCCGCGAGCGCGCGCTCGAGCTGGCGATCGGGATCGCGGAGGCGCTGGTGGACGTGCACGCGGCGGGCATCGTCCATCGCGACGTGAAGCCGAGCAACCTCGGCGTGTGCCGCAGCGGTCCGGTGCGAGTGCGATTGCTCGACTTCGGGCTCGCGACCGGCGTGGACGAGCGCTTCGGATCGAAGATCACCGAGAGCCGCAGCATCGTGGGCTCGCTGCCCTACATGGCGCCCGAGCAGTTCCACGGAGAGCGCCCGACGGTGCGCGTCGATCTGTGGGCGCTCGGCGTGATCCTCTACGAGATGCTGACGGGCGCGCTGCCCTTCGAGGCGCCGTCGACCGCGGCGCTGATGCACCAGATCCTCTACGCGCCGGTGCCCTCGTCGCACGACGCGCCGCGCAGCTGCGGGAGCGTGCTCGCGAAGCTGCTCGCGAAGGATGCCGGGGAGCGGCCGGCGAGCGCGAGCGAGGCGATCGAGCTGCTCGAGGGCGCGCTGGCGAGGCCCTCGTCGGGCACCTCGCGATCGTCGCTCGCCACGCGCGCGACCGCGCCCGACTTCGAGTCGTCGCCCGAGGTGCGCAGCAGCGGCGCGGCGGCGTCTGGCACGATCGTGCGGCCGTCGCGGGATCGCGAGGCGCGCATCATCGCGATCGGGATCGCGCTCGCGCTCGCGGGCATCGTCGCATGGGGCGCGAGCGTGTGGCTGATGCGGCGCGATGCGATCACCACGATCGAGCACGAGGCCGCGCCGGCACCGAGCGCAGCCCCCGAGCCCGCGAGCGCGCCGACGCCCGAGCCGGTGGTGGTGCCGTCCGCCGAGCCGGTGATGGAGCCAGCGCGCGAAGAAGAGACCGCGCCGGCGACGGTCACGGCACCCGAGGTGCCGCGCGAGCGAGCGCCGCGACAGCGAGGCCGCGCCGAGCGCGCCACGACGACCACCGCCGACACGCCGCCGGCGACGACCACGCCCGCGACCCCGCCGAGCGAGCCCGCGACGACGTGGGACGGCACGATCATCGAGCAGCACTGATGCGCTTCCACGTCCTCGTCGCGCTGATGATCGTCGTGCTGCCCGCGCTCGGGCGCGCGCAGGACGCTCCACCCGAGGATCGCGCGGGCACGCTCTTCGAGCGCGGCGTCGAGCGCCTGCGCGAGGGCGATCACGAGGCGGCCGCGGCGGCGTTCCGCGAGTCGTATCGCCTCGCGCCGCGCGTCACGACGATGTGCAACCTCGCGCTCACCTACGATCGCTGGGGGCCCGAGCACCGCGCGCAGGCCGCGCGCGCCTACCGCACCTGCGCGCGCGACGACGACACCGGTCGGTTCCGCACGTTCGCCGAGCAGCGCGTCGCGGAGATCGAGCGCGAGATCGTGCTCAGCGAGAGCGAGCCCACCGAGCACGAGCCGCCGCCGCCCGAGCCCGCGCCGCCGTCCGAGCCCGAGATCACGCCCCCGCCGCCGAGCGATCCGCTGCCGCCGCCCGAGCCCGATCACACGTCGCTCTACGTCGGGCTCGGCCTCGCCGCGCCCGCCGCGGGTGCGGCGATCACCGCGATCGTGCTCGCGCTCGACGCCCAGTCGACCGTCGACGATCTGCGCGACGAGCCATTCATCGTGCGCGGCAGCCCCGAGCACGATCGTCTCGAGCAGGCCCGCACCACGGCGACCGTCGCGACCGCGCTCTACGTGACCGCGGGCGTGCTCGCGGCCGGCGCGGCGACGCTCGTGATCATCGATCTCGCGGCGAGCGACACGAGCGAGACCCACGTCGCGATCCGCCCGAACGGGATCGCGATCGAAGGTCGCTTCTAGCGATCCGCGATCGCGCGTCCCTCCACGTCGACCACGCGCCCGAGCGTGTCCTCGTGCGTGCTGCACGGATAGGGCGTCGTGCGCGGCGCAGGAGGGTCGACGAAGAGCGGCTGCACGACCCAGCCCGACGCGAGCGCGTTGCACATCACGCGCACGTTCTGGCGATCGAGCACGATGGCCAGCGCGGTCGCGTCCTGCAGCATCGCGAGGTCTCCGTCGCTGTCGCCCGCGACGAGCACCGGGCGCAGCGCGGGATCGTCCTGACGCATCCGCTGCCGCGCGGAGGGCACACCGAAGATCTCGCGGTTGATCCAGCAGCGCTTGCCCTCGAGCCACGTCATCACCGGCGTCGCGAGCGGGCCCTCGCCGCACGCCTCGAAGCGCGACGTGCCGCGCCCCGCGTCGTCGTGCTCCATCCGCACCCCGACCACGCGC includes:
- a CDS encoding NUDIX domain-containing protein; this translates as MSAGMVLLRRGARGIEMLVVHPGGPFFAKKHEGAWSIPKGMIEEGEDPLAAAQREVVEELGVTPPAPPYVALGDVRLKSGKRVHAWAARADFDPSRIVSNEFELEWPPRSGRLQRFPEVDRASWVDLETAKRLTSPALAPLFERAVSKETLDIVFGDPP
- a CDS encoding nuclear transport factor 2 family protein, producing MSTESEQLARRWLDAFNARDVDAMVALYADDATHTSPKIAAARIVGREALRAWWRGALERTPSLRYELVGIAASEDRVALEYVRHVDGEPAMPVCNVFDVQGGRFVASRVYHG
- a CDS encoding glutathione S-transferase family protein gives rise to the protein MRTLVIGDKRWSSWSMRPWLALKQGGIAFDEHVVRLRRPDTRAQIAAVSPSGKVPLLIDGELTIWDSLAICEWAAERVPSLWPSDPSARAIARSVSAEMHSSFVAMRTEMSMDVELRTKKELSPEARADADRVMAIWRETRAKWGQNGDFLFGAFSIADCFYAPVVTRFRSYGVALDDTAARYSEAIFAHPHVRAWCDAAERD
- a CDS encoding serine/threonine-protein kinase is translated as MSDAPALEKSVFAPVRIGDVVAARYRVTREIGAGGMGQVLEVEHVELEKRFALKLVRPDRWDATLDARFRREARALAKVTTARVPQITDFGVDPGCGPFYVMELVDGTPLDVLLAREGPLPRERALELAIGIAEALVDVHAAGIVHRDVKPSNLGVCRSGPVRVRLLDFGLATGVDERFGSKITESRSIVGSLPYMAPEQFHGERPTVRVDLWALGVILYEMLTGALPFEAPSTAALMHQILYAPVPSSHDAPRSCGSVLAKLLAKDAGERPASASEAIELLEGALARPSSGTSRSSLATRATAPDFESSPEVRSSGAAASGTIVRPSRDREARIIAIGIALALAGIVAWGASVWLMRRDAITTIEHEAAPAPSAAPEPASAPTPEPVVVPSAEPVMEPAREEETAPATVTAPEVPRERAPRQRGRAERATTTTADTPPATTTPATPPSEPATTWDGTIIEQH